The Actinopolyspora erythraea genome has a segment encoding these proteins:
- a CDS encoding polyprenyl synthetase family protein codes for MPLDNLSAEAEATLTVDHDVAEHVSRTLADYLRIRVQECAELDPAISEAAEAVSEFVLRGGKRLRPTFAWWGWRAAGRGDRGEEVASMLRAASALELIQTCALIHDDLIDGSDTRRGSPTVHVRFAGTHRDNGYSGDPERFGLAAAVLLGDLALSWADDMLHSAGLAQRALARGLEAWQAMRTEVLAGQYLDMLGQARADESPETALRIDELKSASYTVERPLQFGAQVGGAEADTVSTLRRFGADIGVAFQLRDDLLGVFGDPEITGKPAGDDLREGKRTVLVAEGMLRAGRQHDEAASRLLNSALGDPELTRSRVELVQEALTRLGAVDAVERRIDDLTESAMSALHGGELAEPAATRLEELAITVTDRNR; via the coding sequence ATGCCCCTCGATAACCTCTCGGCCGAGGCCGAAGCCACTCTCACGGTGGATCACGATGTCGCGGAGCACGTGAGTCGGACGCTGGCCGACTACCTCCGCATCCGGGTCCAGGAGTGCGCCGAGCTGGACCCCGCCATCTCGGAGGCGGCCGAGGCGGTCTCGGAGTTCGTGCTGCGAGGCGGAAAGCGCCTCCGCCCCACCTTCGCGTGGTGGGGGTGGCGGGCCGCGGGTCGGGGCGACCGGGGTGAGGAAGTGGCGAGCATGCTGCGCGCCGCCAGCGCGCTGGAACTGATCCAGACATGCGCGCTGATCCACGACGATCTCATCGACGGGTCGGACACCAGGCGCGGCAGCCCGACCGTGCACGTGCGGTTCGCCGGGACCCACCGGGACAACGGCTACTCGGGAGATCCGGAACGCTTCGGCCTGGCCGCTGCCGTACTGCTCGGCGACCTCGCGCTGAGCTGGGCCGACGACATGCTGCACTCCGCCGGGCTAGCACAACGAGCACTGGCGCGGGGGCTGGAAGCGTGGCAGGCGATGCGAACCGAGGTGCTGGCCGGACAGTACCTGGACATGCTCGGGCAGGCCCGCGCGGACGAGTCCCCCGAAACGGCACTGCGGATCGACGAGCTCAAGTCCGCCTCCTACACGGTCGAACGCCCGCTGCAGTTCGGGGCGCAGGTCGGCGGGGCCGAGGCCGACACGGTGTCGACGCTGCGCCGCTTCGGTGCGGACATAGGCGTGGCGTTCCAGCTGCGCGACGACCTGCTCGGCGTTTTCGGCGATCCCGAGATCACCGGTAAGCCGGCGGGTGACGACCTGCGGGAGGGAAAACGCACGGTACTGGTCGCGGAGGGGATGCTCCGCGCCGGACGCCAGCACGACGAGGCCGCCTCGCGACTGCTGAACTCCGCGCTCGGCGACCCCGAGCTGACCCGCTCACGCGTGGAACTGGTGCAGGAGGCCCTCACTCGGCTCGGCGCGGTCGACGCCGTGGAGCGCCGCATCGACGACCTGACCGAATCCGCGATGTCGGCCCTGCACGGCGGCGAACTCGCGGAACCAGCCGCGACGAGGCTCGAGGAGCTCGCCATCACGGTGACCGACCGGAACCGCTGA
- a CDS encoding DUF3153 domain-containing protein produces MIMLVGILLSGCLNATVSLSINGQDEVSGQVMVAVPPTSDRRDFRLRIPDELSDKVTQHPYRQGEGRGYKIEFDELDFDELERLAAELSGSNSRYKLSISRSGSLVEVDGSVDLTPLAETDSEVLVEISAPGEVTTTNGEINAGMVSWQPRPGEVTEISATFQFTDARSAGLFGWSMVLGGVTFGTALLVAVLALVTRQRARSESGKR; encoded by the coding sequence ATGATCATGCTTGTGGGCATCCTGCTCTCGGGGTGTCTGAACGCGACCGTGTCACTGAGCATCAACGGTCAGGACGAGGTCTCCGGTCAGGTGATGGTCGCCGTTCCGCCGACCTCGGACCGGCGCGACTTCCGGCTGCGGATCCCGGACGAACTGTCCGACAAGGTCACTCAGCATCCGTACCGGCAGGGGGAGGGCCGCGGTTACAAGATCGAGTTCGACGAGCTCGACTTCGACGAGCTGGAACGGCTCGCGGCCGAGCTGAGCGGGTCGAACTCGCGGTACAAGCTCTCCATCTCCAGGTCCGGCTCGCTCGTCGAGGTGGACGGCTCGGTCGACCTGACGCCGTTGGCCGAGACCGATTCGGAAGTGCTGGTGGAGATCAGCGCCCCGGGGGAGGTCACGACCACCAACGGTGAGATCAACGCGGGGATGGTGAGTTGGCAACCCCGTCCGGGCGAGGTCACCGAGATATCGGCGACCTTCCAGTTCACCGACGCCAGAAGCGCGGGGTTGTTCGGCTGGTCGATGGTGCTGGGCGGGGTCACGTTCGGCACGGCGCTGTTGGTGGCGGTACTGGCGCTGGTGACCCGGCAACGCGCCCGCTCCGAGAGCGGCAAGCGCTGA
- a CDS encoding Rv2175c family DNA-binding protein, giving the protein MSSVPSAPDVLSTDVDVVSLHAVAERLGYPLTRVHQLIRDGQLVAMRRERELVIPEAFLTRGAVVKGLPGTITLLRDNGYTEDEILEWLFTPDDTLPGTPIDALRGDRGREVKRRAQAMAL; this is encoded by the coding sequence GTGAGTTCGGTTCCTTCCGCTCCCGATGTGCTTTCCACCGACGTGGACGTGGTTTCCCTCCACGCCGTCGCGGAGCGTCTCGGCTATCCGTTGACCAGGGTGCACCAGCTGATCCGTGACGGGCAGTTGGTGGCGATGCGCCGGGAGCGTGAGCTCGTGATCCCCGAGGCGTTTCTGACGAGGGGAGCCGTCGTCAAGGGGCTTCCGGGCACCATCACGCTGCTGCGGGACAACGGCTACACCGAGGACGAGATCCTCGAATGGCTGTTCACCCCCGACGACACCCTGCCCGGGACGCCGATCGACGCGCTGCGCGGGGACCGTGGCCGCGAGGTCAAGCGGCGCGCGCAGGCCATGGCGCTGTGA
- a CDS encoding GNAT family N-acetyltransferase, whose protein sequence is MTAAPSPRCERVVELSADELRARLPEAVRVYVTAMGYPRWATQQRIPIWSAHMSRAGWRCVAAFNERDELSGIGYGYSGATGQWWHEQVRRGMLERLPERRAREWLDDYFELTELHVHPETQGQGLGESILRRLLASAPGTNVLLSTPEGPTRAWRLYRRVGFVDVLRDYRFSGDPRPFAVLGRTLPLDT, encoded by the coding sequence GTGACCGCTGCACCGTCTCCGCGTTGCGAACGAGTGGTGGAACTCTCCGCCGACGAGCTGCGTGCCAGACTGCCCGAAGCCGTACGGGTGTACGTGACGGCCATGGGCTATCCCCGCTGGGCGACGCAGCAGCGCATTCCGATCTGGTCGGCACACATGTCACGTGCGGGTTGGCGCTGCGTGGCGGCGTTCAACGAGCGCGACGAGCTGAGCGGCATCGGATACGGCTATTCGGGAGCCACCGGGCAGTGGTGGCACGAGCAGGTTCGGCGGGGGATGCTGGAGCGCCTGCCGGAGCGGCGGGCGCGCGAGTGGCTGGACGACTACTTCGAGCTGACCGAGCTGCACGTCCACCCGGAGACCCAGGGGCAAGGGCTCGGGGAGAGCATCCTGCGCAGACTGCTCGCCTCCGCCCCGGGCACGAACGTGCTGCTGTCCACTCCGGAGGGCCCCACCCGGGCGTGGCGGCTCTACCGGCGGGTCGGTTTCGTCGACGTGCTGCGCGACTACCGCTTCAGCGGGGATCCGCGTCCGTTCGCCGTGCTGGGCCGCACGCTGCCGCTGGACACGTGA
- a CDS encoding DUF885 domain-containing protein, with amino-acid sequence MSTEARGVHEISNRYVEELAELDPIAATTLGFSVGQRELPDYSPDGHTERGELARRALAEIAAVEPGDESERIAKAVFTERVGLDVELHEAGADMSALNVIASPVQELRQVFDLMPAENERQWDDIAKRMSAMPEAVKGLTAGLSEAASRGDVAAARQVKRVAEQCDTWSGRTDGRSFFGDMVARAENLSPGLRDELNAAANLASEAYAGLADFLRGQLLPQAPAQDAVGEERYRLWSRYFTGAQLDLREAYEWGWQEFASIEAEMKRVADRIKPSATLAEAAAALDADPRYRVHGQRAFAQWMQRLSDQALRDLSRTQFDVPEPLMNLECRIAPPGGGTGAYYTPPTDDFSRPGRMWWSVPPDKDEYSTWREVSTVYHEGVPGHHLQIATAVHQAGRLNKFQRLSCFVSAHGEGWALYAERLMRELGYLSDDGDLLGMLNEQLFRAARVIVDIGMHLRLRIPEGTGFHEGEVWTPELGLEFMLTRTITDTANVRDEIDRYLGWPGQAPSYKLGERLWLSAREEARQRHGGEFDLKRFHRDALEMGPMGLDTLREQLSYL; translated from the coding sequence ATGTCAACCGAGGCCCGGGGCGTGCACGAGATCAGCAACCGATACGTCGAAGAGCTCGCGGAGCTCGATCCGATCGCCGCGACCACGCTGGGGTTTTCCGTCGGCCAGCGGGAGTTGCCGGACTACTCGCCGGACGGCCACACCGAACGGGGCGAACTCGCGCGCCGTGCCCTGGCCGAGATCGCCGCCGTCGAACCCGGCGACGAGTCGGAACGGATCGCCAAAGCCGTGTTCACCGAGCGGGTCGGGCTCGACGTCGAGCTGCACGAGGCGGGGGCCGACATGTCGGCGCTGAACGTCATCGCGAGCCCGGTGCAGGAGCTGCGGCAGGTGTTCGACCTGATGCCGGCCGAGAACGAGCGGCAGTGGGACGACATCGCCAAGCGGATGTCGGCCATGCCCGAGGCCGTCAAGGGGCTGACGGCTGGGCTGTCCGAGGCGGCCTCCAGGGGAGACGTCGCGGCGGCGCGGCAGGTCAAACGCGTCGCAGAACAGTGCGACACCTGGTCGGGTAGGACCGACGGCAGGTCGTTCTTCGGCGACATGGTCGCGCGCGCCGAGAATCTCTCGCCCGGGCTGCGTGACGAGCTCAACGCCGCCGCGAACCTCGCCTCCGAGGCCTACGCCGGGCTCGCCGACTTCCTGCGCGGGCAGCTGCTGCCGCAGGCCCCGGCGCAGGACGCGGTCGGGGAGGAGCGCTACCGCCTGTGGTCGCGGTACTTCACCGGTGCGCAGCTCGATCTGCGCGAGGCCTACGAGTGGGGCTGGCAGGAGTTCGCCTCGATCGAGGCGGAGATGAAGCGGGTCGCCGACCGGATCAAGCCCTCGGCCACGCTCGCGGAGGCGGCCGCGGCCCTGGACGCCGATCCGCGTTACCGGGTGCACGGTCAGCGGGCGTTCGCGCAGTGGATGCAGCGGCTCTCCGACCAGGCGCTGCGCGACCTCAGCCGCACGCAGTTCGACGTGCCCGAGCCGTTGATGAACCTGGAGTGCCGCATCGCCCCGCCCGGCGGCGGTACCGGCGCCTACTACACCCCGCCCACCGACGACTTCAGCAGGCCCGGACGCATGTGGTGGTCGGTGCCCCCGGACAAGGACGAGTACTCCACGTGGCGTGAGGTCTCCACCGTCTACCACGAGGGAGTTCCGGGACATCACCTGCAGATCGCCACGGCCGTCCACCAGGCGGGGAGGTTGAACAAGTTCCAGCGGTTGAGCTGCTTCGTCTCCGCCCACGGCGAGGGGTGGGCGCTCTACGCGGAGCGGTTGATGCGCGAGCTGGGCTACCTGTCGGACGACGGCGATCTGCTCGGCATGCTCAACGAGCAGCTCTTCCGGGCCGCGCGCGTGATCGTGGACATCGGTATGCACCTGCGGCTCCGCATCCCGGAGGGGACCGGGTTCCACGAGGGCGAGGTCTGGACCCCGGAGCTGGGGCTGGAGTTCATGCTCACCCGGACCATCACCGACACCGCCAACGTGCGCGACGAGATAGACCGTTACCTCGGCTGGCCGGGTCAGGCTCCTTCCTACAAGCTCGGTGAGCGCCTGTGGCTGTCGGCCCGGGAGGAGGCGCGGCAACGCCACGGCGGGGAGTTCGACCTCAAGCGGTTCCACCGCGACGCGCTCGAGATGGGGCCGATGGGGCTGGACACCCTGCGGGAGCAGCTCTCGTACCTGTGA
- a CDS encoding DUF3046 domain-containing protein, which yields MRYTALRQRMAEEFGELRADTLARDHVLAGLGERTVNQALEAGWEPKRVWTVLCESFGVPGNRR from the coding sequence ATGCGTTACACGGCTCTGCGGCAGCGAATGGCCGAGGAGTTCGGTGAGCTCCGCGCCGACACTCTGGCCAGGGACCACGTACTGGCGGGGCTGGGTGAGCGCACCGTCAACCAGGCCCTGGAGGCGGGCTGGGAGCCCAAGCGGGTCTGGACGGTGCTGTGCGAGAGCTTCGGGGTGCCCGGGAACCGGCGCTGA
- a CDS encoding ATP-dependent helicase, translated as MTDPLERFSRPTREWFRETFETPTPSQAEAWREITSGQHTLVIAPTGSGKTLAAFLAALDDLATSAPPSDPKRRCRVLYVSPMKALAADVRRNLRTPLSGIGRTAHRLGEEITEISVTTRTGDTPPEERRAFGRRPADVLVTTPESLFLLLTSASREALRGVGTVIVDEVHAVAGGKRGAHLAVSLDRLDELLPTPAQRIGLSATVRPVDEVVEFLAGGRPVRVVRPPDPKQVDVSVRAPVADMARPETGSEGEQDANGSRTPSVWPALRERVLELVEQHRSTIVFTNSRRLAERLTAGLNELAAERRGAGEDPAPAGGPRSFPAAAVGASGITGGVGAVVARAHHGSMSKQQRTRVEEELKSGELPCVVATSSLELGIDMGAVDLVVQLEAPPSVASGTQRIGRGGHRVGEPSRGVVFPKFRGDLVGCAVAAERMRSGLIEALEVPRNPLDVLAQQIVAAVAMDVREVGELAATLRRSAPFARLPDSALRSVLDMLAGRYPSEEFGELRARIVWDRSTDELRPRPGSQRLAVTSGGTIPDRGLFTVVTRRSEAAGAARRRVGELDEEMVHESRVGDTFLLGTSSWRISEITPDRVIVDPAPGTPARMPFWKGDSTGRPLEFGRAVGGFLREITSAAPEDARARAHEAGLDTHARENLLAYTEEQRLATGRVPDDRTIVVERFRDELGDWRVVVHSPFGGRVNAPWALAIGARLRQRGGADVRPVSSDEGIVLRVSDALDDSGAEIVPGAEDVVIAPDEVEQLVTDSISGSALFAARFRECASRALLLPRRDPRHRAPLWQQRQRATRLLEVAARYEHFPVVLEAMRECLRDVHDVAGLRELMSEIAQHRIRVVEVATTGPSPFARTLLFGYAGMFLYESDAPLAERRSAALSLDTTLLAELLGSEEIRELLDAEVVAEVENGLLRLDPRRHARGPEETADMLRALGDLTEPEATARGVEREWLVELEAQRRALRVRVAGETRWIAVEDAGRFREALGSELPGWVPEVFIEPVEEPLGELVARFARCRGPFRATALAERFGLRSTSVTEVLERLRASGRLVRGELRPVGAGGDGGTEYCDAEVLRRLRRASLAKLRSEIEPVEPAALGRFLPVWHGVDSRREGSASEVLAVVEQLAGVPLTAGSLESLVLPARVPGYRPEMLDELTTSGEVVWVGAGALAGEDGWVSLAPSDIAELVLPDRASPVGSSGLHEAVREALAGGALFFRQLADRAAESLAAREEARPTDSATVSALWDLVWSGEVTNDTLAPLRAVLSGGSVPPRPRRLPRRRGRYARPTSVRAVATGGSGPPSAAGRWSLAPLPTSDTTRRATARTETFLERHGVLTRGSLEIERVTGGFAAVYRVLRTMEESGGCGRGYVVAGLGPAQFAAPGAIDRLRTFDGSSPPEEPGRAVLLAATDPAQPYGAALPWPEVVGDTRHRPGRRAGALVVLVEGEPVFYVERGGRSLLSFTERESRLRAAAERLAGAVREGALDGLSFRRADGVGAIGSGLAEVLVAAGFRATPQGLRLRN; from the coding sequence GTGACCGACCCACTGGAGCGGTTCTCACGACCGACCCGGGAGTGGTTCCGCGAGACGTTCGAGACCCCCACCCCCTCGCAGGCCGAGGCCTGGCGGGAGATCACCTCCGGACAGCACACCCTGGTGATCGCGCCCACCGGTTCGGGCAAGACGCTGGCCGCGTTCCTGGCGGCGCTGGACGACCTGGCCACGTCGGCACCCCCGAGCGACCCGAAACGGCGGTGCCGGGTGCTGTACGTCTCGCCCATGAAGGCGCTCGCCGCTGACGTGCGCCGCAACCTGCGCACTCCGTTGTCCGGGATCGGTCGGACGGCACACCGGCTGGGCGAGGAGATCACGGAGATCAGTGTCACCACTCGCACCGGTGACACCCCTCCCGAGGAACGCAGGGCGTTCGGACGACGCCCGGCCGACGTCCTGGTGACCACCCCGGAATCGTTGTTCCTGCTGCTGACCTCGGCCTCGAGGGAGGCGCTGCGCGGGGTGGGGACGGTCATCGTGGACGAGGTGCACGCCGTGGCCGGCGGCAAGCGCGGTGCGCACCTGGCGGTGTCCCTGGACAGGTTGGACGAGCTGCTACCGACTCCGGCCCAGCGGATCGGGCTCTCGGCCACGGTGCGGCCCGTCGACGAGGTGGTCGAGTTCCTCGCCGGGGGGCGTCCCGTCCGGGTCGTCCGGCCACCCGACCCGAAGCAGGTGGACGTCTCGGTACGGGCGCCCGTGGCGGACATGGCCCGTCCCGAGACGGGGAGCGAGGGCGAGCAGGACGCGAACGGAAGCCGGACACCGTCGGTGTGGCCGGCCCTGCGGGAACGCGTACTGGAGTTGGTCGAACAGCACCGTTCCACGATCGTGTTCACCAATTCACGCAGACTCGCCGAGCGGTTGACCGCCGGGCTCAACGAGCTGGCCGCGGAGCGCCGTGGCGCGGGCGAGGATCCCGCACCGGCCGGAGGCCCCCGCTCGTTTCCCGCGGCCGCCGTCGGCGCCTCGGGCATCACCGGCGGGGTCGGGGCGGTCGTGGCCCGTGCGCACCACGGCTCGATGTCCAAGCAGCAGCGTACCCGGGTGGAGGAGGAGCTCAAGTCGGGTGAGCTGCCGTGCGTGGTCGCGACTTCCTCGCTGGAGCTGGGGATCGACATGGGCGCGGTGGACCTGGTCGTACAGCTCGAAGCTCCTCCCAGTGTGGCGTCGGGGACGCAGCGGATCGGGCGGGGCGGCCACCGGGTCGGCGAACCCTCGCGCGGGGTGGTCTTCCCGAAGTTCCGCGGTGACCTCGTCGGGTGCGCGGTGGCCGCGGAACGGATGCGGTCCGGGCTGATCGAGGCGCTGGAGGTGCCGCGCAACCCGTTGGACGTGCTGGCGCAGCAGATCGTGGCCGCGGTGGCGATGGACGTCCGCGAGGTGGGCGAGCTGGCCGCGACGCTGCGGCGGTCGGCGCCGTTCGCCCGGCTGCCCGACTCGGCCCTGCGATCGGTGCTGGACATGCTCGCCGGGCGTTATCCGAGCGAGGAGTTCGGCGAGCTGCGGGCCAGGATCGTCTGGGACAGGAGCACCGACGAACTGCGCCCGCGCCCCGGCTCGCAGCGGCTGGCCGTCACCTCCGGCGGGACCATCCCGGACCGGGGCCTGTTCACCGTGGTCACCCGGCGTTCCGAGGCGGCAGGGGCCGCTCGGAGGCGGGTCGGCGAACTCGACGAGGAGATGGTCCACGAGTCCCGGGTGGGTGACACCTTCCTGCTGGGAACCTCCTCGTGGCGAATCTCCGAGATCACTCCCGACCGGGTGATCGTGGACCCCGCCCCCGGCACACCGGCGAGGATGCCGTTCTGGAAGGGGGACTCGACGGGCCGACCACTGGAGTTCGGCCGCGCCGTGGGAGGTTTCCTCCGCGAGATCACCTCCGCCGCCCCCGAGGACGCGCGCGCACGGGCGCACGAGGCCGGGCTGGACACCCACGCCCGGGAGAACCTGCTGGCCTACACCGAGGAGCAACGACTGGCGACCGGCCGCGTGCCGGACGATCGCACGATCGTGGTGGAACGGTTCCGGGACGAGCTCGGTGACTGGCGGGTGGTGGTGCACTCCCCGTTCGGGGGACGGGTCAACGCGCCGTGGGCGCTGGCCATCGGTGCCCGGCTGCGACAGCGCGGGGGCGCGGACGTGCGACCGGTGTCCTCCGACGAGGGAATCGTGCTGCGCGTGAGCGACGCGCTCGACGACTCCGGGGCCGAGATCGTCCCGGGAGCCGAGGACGTCGTGATAGCTCCGGATGAGGTGGAACAGCTGGTCACCGACTCGATATCCGGCTCGGCGCTGTTCGCCGCCCGCTTCCGGGAGTGCGCCTCCCGCGCCCTGCTGCTACCGCGTCGGGACCCGCGGCACCGCGCCCCGCTGTGGCAGCAGCGGCAGCGCGCCACCCGGCTGCTGGAGGTCGCCGCACGTTACGAGCACTTCCCCGTAGTGCTGGAGGCCATGCGGGAGTGCCTGCGGGACGTCCACGACGTCGCCGGGCTGCGCGAGCTGATGTCGGAGATCGCGCAGCACCGGATCCGGGTGGTGGAGGTCGCCACCACCGGCCCGTCCCCCTTCGCGCGGACCCTGCTGTTCGGCTACGCCGGGATGTTCCTGTACGAATCCGACGCCCCGCTCGCCGAACGCAGATCGGCCGCGCTGAGCCTGGACACCACGCTGCTGGCCGAACTGCTCGGCTCGGAGGAGATACGGGAACTGCTCGACGCCGAGGTGGTCGCGGAGGTGGAGAACGGTCTGCTGCGGTTGGATCCGCGGCGCCACGCCCGCGGACCGGAGGAGACGGCCGACATGCTGCGTGCGCTGGGCGACCTCACCGAACCGGAGGCGACCGCCAGGGGAGTCGAGCGGGAGTGGCTGGTGGAGCTGGAGGCACAGCGCCGGGCGCTGCGAGTACGTGTCGCGGGCGAGACCAGGTGGATCGCGGTGGAGGACGCGGGCAGGTTCCGGGAAGCGCTCGGGAGCGAACTGCCCGGCTGGGTTCCCGAGGTGTTCATCGAACCGGTGGAGGAGCCGCTGGGAGAGCTGGTGGCCCGGTTCGCGCGGTGCAGGGGACCGTTCCGGGCCACCGCGCTCGCCGAGCGGTTCGGGCTGCGCTCCACCTCGGTCACGGAGGTCCTGGAGCGGCTGCGCGCCTCGGGCCGGTTGGTGCGCGGCGAGCTGCGCCCGGTGGGAGCCGGCGGTGACGGCGGCACCGAGTACTGCGACGCCGAGGTGCTGCGCAGGCTGCGCCGGGCCTCGCTGGCCAAGCTGCGTTCCGAGATCGAACCCGTCGAGCCCGCCGCGCTGGGCAGGTTCCTGCCGGTGTGGCACGGCGTCGACTCGCGGCGGGAGGGCTCGGCCTCCGAGGTGCTCGCGGTGGTCGAGCAGCTGGCGGGCGTTCCGCTGACCGCGGGTTCGCTGGAGTCGCTGGTGCTGCCCGCACGGGTACCGGGGTACCGCCCCGAGATGCTGGACGAGCTCACCACGAGCGGCGAGGTGGTCTGGGTGGGGGCCGGGGCCCTGGCCGGCGAGGACGGTTGGGTCTCGCTGGCGCCCTCCGACATCGCCGAACTGGTGCTCCCGGACCGGGCGAGTCCGGTTGGGAGCTCGGGCCTCCACGAGGCGGTCCGGGAGGCCCTGGCGGGCGGCGCGCTGTTCTTCCGCCAGCTGGCGGACCGGGCGGCGGAGTCGCTCGCGGCGCGGGAGGAGGCGAGACCGACCGACTCGGCGACGGTCTCGGCGCTGTGGGACCTGGTGTGGTCCGGTGAGGTCACCAACGACACCCTGGCACCGCTGCGGGCCGTGCTGTCCGGCGGCTCGGTCCCTCCTCGCCCGAGGCGACTCCCCCGGCGGCGGGGGCGGTACGCGAGGCCGACCTCGGTCCGGGCCGTGGCCACCGGCGGTTCCGGTCCGCCGAGCGCGGCGGGGCGCTGGTCGCTCGCACCGCTGCCCACCTCGGACACCACCCGCCGCGCGACGGCCCGCACCGAGACCTTCCTGGAGCGTCACGGCGTGCTGACCCGCGGCTCCCTGGAGATCGAACGGGTAACGGGCGGGTTCGCGGCGGTGTACCGGGTGCTGCGGACCATGGAGGAGTCCGGGGGCTGCGGACGCGGATACGTGGTGGCCGGGTTGGGGCCGGCGCAGTTCGCCGCGCCCGGCGCGATCGACCGGCTGCGCACCTTCGACGGCTCGTCCCCACCGGAAGAACCCGGCCGGGCGGTGCTGCTCGCCGCGACCGATCCCGCCCAGCCGTACGGCGCGGCGCTGCCCTGGCCCGAAGTGGTCGGCGACACCCGGCACCGCCCCGGACGCCGAGCCGGGGCGCTGGTGGTGCTCGTCGAGGGGGAACCGGTGTTCTACGTCGAGCGGGGCGGCAGGTCGCTGCTGTCGTTCACCGAGCGGGAGTCCCGGTTGCGGGCCGCGGCCGAACGGCTGGCGGGGGCGGTGCGCGAGGGCGCGCTGGACGGGTTGTCGTTCCGGCGCGCCGACGGTGTCGGCGCCATCGGCAGCGGACTGGCCGAGGTCCTCGTCGCGGCCGGGTTCCGCGCCACTCCCCAGGGACTGCGCCTGCGGAACTGA